GTTTTCCCGATATTTCCTTGGTTGAATACATGAAAATGGCCCGTCTGCTGCTGATAAACTTGGTCAGTTGTTGTCCTTCGTCATTACGACCGGTTGATTTCTATTAGTCCAGCTTTGAAACAAATTAGTTAGTTGGATTGTTCAAAGCATGTGACACAAAGAACAGGAATTCTCGATAGCGTCACTTTTTTTCTCACCGACGAACAACCTGAAATCCTGATATGGAACACTGACTTCAGGAGTTTAGAACTACACTGATACCAGGCTTCGAGTATTTCGTACTCGTGATAGGTCATAAGCATCTAACCGATTAATGGTGAAGTGGATCATAATGGAGGTTGAAATAAAACAGTACATTTATTTGGCATTCATTGTTAACTAGATGCATAGAGGTCGTGTATAGGCAGCTTAGAATGTATGGTAGAATACTGAATGAAATACTTCTAATCCTAGTGCAGATCgctattttataataataaatgtttaggTTTGAAAGAATTACTTATTCTGTTAGCACGTATGTGACGTAAGTTTTTCTTAGGACAAAATAGTAGTGTATCTAGCTAAATCTTTCTTCAGATAGAAGACTGTCGATATAAATGTAACTGATATTCATGGAATCGTTTACTGGTAACTTTTATTGTCATTTAAATAAGATTTATCTACAAATGATGTAGAGTTAAGTAATGTATACTTGTAAGTCGCATTCATTCAGCTTTGATTAGCAATAGTATATTAGTATATTAAATGTCTTACATTACTACTTGACAGGTTGAAATGTTTTGGATTAGATAATATCGACTGTAGTATGTTATCTGTTGGTAAGGAAAAAATGTCTCCTTTCCAACTGATACTACTGCTTACCAATTACTATATATACGATCAATTTTTCCTTATTAACCTGCAACATAGTTCTGTTTTGAGAAAGCTTCATATGATTGTGTACGATTCGACTGAAATGAGAGTGAGGAACTTCTAGAGACAGACTTATTTAAGACCTTAATAAAATTCCTataatatttcaacaaaattATTTCTGTGTGTATTTATTTTATAGAGATCAGTAGTTAAATTCTTAGTGAACCACAGACTAGTCAACTCAAATTAggttaaaatcaataatttgtcactagaaatcaatcaatcaatgggGTGAAAATAAAAGTTTCATGGTTACCGATGCTAATTCAATCTTAGCATTTGTTATATGAAGTCTTGGTTCTGGAAACAACTATTATTTAATACTCATTGATTTTCTTTGGTAATGTACCAGCTAGTGCGAATTTAATATTAAAATCATTCAAAGTTTTTGTGAAACAACCCAAATTAAGGGTACATTAACTTACAGGAATGAAAtgttaaaatactataaataaatattctttacTCCTAATGTGTTGTTACAACTAGTTTTGTGGTATACTGATTATTATGAACTGGTTATACATAAGTTGAAGCAGAACATCAACAGAACTGCATGAAGGTTTTGTACTGCGCTCATCAGATAGAACcttattgaaaatataatcaCACTTGTACGTTATATAATTAGTCCATACAATTGTGGTTATGCAAATTAGGAGTAGGTTGTCATTAGTTAATTAACTGACTCAAAGTTCAATCTTGTTAAAAGATAATTTCTAAGTAAAACGTTTTAACAAGACATTGTTTAATCATATCAATCACGAGTCAGGAGTGTGGATCATTTTGAACAGTGTCAAGCATACTTCAACAGAAGTAAACGTTCTTTTGAGTTAATAGCGCCCCTAAAATTCATAGATGTATCTTTATTTCAATTGGACATAAATTTTACAGTATCGATTAGGCTTGTATTGATCACTTTTAcggaaaattttaaaatgtttacagaGCCAATTATCTTGATCTTGAATTAGTGTCAGagtcttttgttttatttaattcattttaaagtaTGACGATAGATTAACATGAATGAAGTGACAATGTTTTCGTTACTTTAGAAACATGATCAATTGcaaatgaatttcaaattatgtaatattttttatttggcTTATTAAAGAAACACACctaaaattaattgaatattaCGCTTACATACGAAATAATCtactttataaaaaaaaaaagaacaagccatatgaatgaaatacattttaatttatcaGTTACTATACCAACTGATCATTTAGTTTCAACAAATAACTTTCTAAAATggtttcattatttttgttgttagaTTACTCTTTTTAAACATAATTCCACAAATATTGTATGATTATGACCcattgattgtttgttagtATTTTATGGAACATGTTTGTTTTTACTGAGATCAAAAAGATGATAGATTATCAAGAtcctctatatatatatatatatatatatatatatgtatatatatatatatatatatatatatatatatatatatatatatacatatatatgacttTTCTTATGTAGTTAAACTAACCAATAAGATATGATTCTATTACTCGATTTCAATTGGTTAATTTTACTCAATTTATGGCTTTTCTATAAACGGATGCATATAGTTACTAAGTACATATTTATCATTTGTTctatatttaataaatcaaacaattattattttgatcggtgaaaagaataaacaatatGACTGGATCTACGAAACCGGATCTTGATCGTTTAGGTTATTTTAGAGAAATGTCTTATGTTACAATCGGTGATCCATATACTGATCTAGGAAAATTTGTTTTCAATGAAGATTCTTGTAAAGGTAGACAACTATATGGGATTAGTACAAAATCAAAATGTGGTTTAAACGATGGATATTTTAGCCCATACAATCGACTATTTATTGGTGAATCATATACGGATATGACAAAAATCAAGCATGAAGaacatttgaaagaaaaaattaaaGAAGGTACAAAAgcatttcttccatcttcttgTCCTAAACAACTTATTGGATCTGGAAATTATTGGGGTACATTTTCAGGACCAATTCCATATTTCCgtaatgaatttattaaatcaaCTAAATCATCTGATGGAAAGAATTTTTACACCTCACCATCTAAAAAAGGTGCTGGATCTAGTTATCCTAATGTAACAATTGGAAAATTACCTGCTTATGTTTCAGAACCATATttagataatataaataaaactaacaaaGATTATAAAAATGCAATACTAGGTCGTAAAAACTTCATTCAATGTGGAAATATTGACTACTTTGGTCCAGATCCATATAAACAACAAAATGGTATTGTCAAAAAACCTCTAAAACCTACAACAATACAAACGAGAAGAATTACAATTCCATTTAGACCATCTAATCCAGGTAAAGAACCAGGTGGTTACAAAGCTGGTACATTTAATCCATTTCCTAATTATATATCTGAACCATATATTGATCCTTATAAACGAATAAATTCTCATCGAGATGCTAAAGTATTTATTCCATCATCTGGATCTAAATCTGCTCGATTTGATTCAATATTAAcaagaaatgtaaataaaactataaattcatctaatTTTGACACTATTAAATCTGTAACTTATTCATGAGATATTCAAGAAGGAAAATATTGTGATTTATGAATGTTAAATGTATGTTCCTAATAAATTTGTCTTCTGTCGAACTATGACAAATATAAACTATTACGGATAAGTATATGAAAACATATTGAAAAATTCGAAAACATAGTTTATAATGACTCTTTTAAAACAGTCTATTATCTGTCGAAGTAAATATGATTGGTAATTGAATGTATTGAAACTTGAATGTAGTTAACAGCTCAATCTGGTAGAGTACTGACTATCGGTTTCAATTTAATATCTCTTACATTGGTATTTTCATGTTATATACTACGGATTTATTACATAGATGGATTCGTTAAATAAGAATTGTATACCAAACTGTTTAAGTATCGATTAAAAGGAATTTAGACTCCAAAAGACAGTGTTTTCAATTTCACCAACTATTAATGATAATACAGAAAATGAAGATTGGTAACGAAGACTTAGATTTTATAACGAATTGTAACATCTTAGAAACAGTAGCTAATATCGTTCTGTTCAGTTTCATCATCAAATTGTTACAATCTTTTAAGGCACAAGAAATATTCGAAAGGAATAAAAATTCGAATTAACTTTTAATTATCTACATGTAGTTAACATTGGTTAAAATATTGTCATAGTATTTTGATCGAGTTTTGTTCTCAGAACTAAATGGTTTGGTCGTGCagatttcatcattcttctaaacggtatcatcagtacaaactccaagtagaagtttgtgttgatgatgtcgttcagaagaacgatgaaaactccgtgaccaaaccattcagctcagagaaaaaaactccgtcaaaatcatccatctgagctacaaatcttgtTCACCATCTCATTATCAtagtatatttgataatagtaataattcaaCCTTGTTGTTTCTCATTGAAATCAACTTATCATTTGAATAGATGATTTTTTGATGAAGATTTATACTTATAATGCACTTTTGTCAGTTGACAAATTATAAGGTGAATAAATtcacacaatatttaacaatataTTTTAATGCATAATTTCTAGTGATATATGGTTTGTTTTGGAAAAAGAAACTTTTAAATTTGTAGTTGGTTTGTTGCTTAATAGTACTACTCATTATAATGAGAGTTATTCGACTTTAATCATATTGAAAATATACTGTACAAGGATTGATCCCTTTACGAATCAGCAGTCAAATTGTAATAAAATGTATGGATTCTTAAGTGTGTTAAGTATTAAACTCACATTTAGGTGTAATCGATTGAGCGTTTTGAAAAATGTGAGTCTTTGCTTGAGATTCTTCAACAATATGTACTATAAGTAACGTACATCAGTCCATTCATACGTCTCCTTCACTATTACTATTAGTACCACTACTCGGTTGAAATCTAATGATACTGATAGAGAAAGTTCCTATCACACGTCTTTTTATATTATCAGGAAGTTGTCACACTAGGATTAAACAAGTATCCAGCGCTTTTCGattttttatgattttttttctattatagGGCTCAGCACCGATGCGTACCCACGAGCCCAACAGGAATCAAACTCAGGACATTTACGTCTTACGTTGGGTATTTAATTTCACATTACGGAGTCGGATTTCGATGACTTACGTTCCTaactttatttgtttatgatATTGCACGACTATCGTCTATTCCTATCAATTACTGTATATAAACAAAGGAGATAGTTGTGAGTGGAGGAAATATGTCTGGCCattgatattttcaaaaaaacacTATTTAGTTACAAAACTATTGCATAGGCCATTTTGAAATTGTATGAAGAGATCTGAGAAACGTTTTTGCAACACTGAATATGTCTGACAAGAACCATCATCATTTACAAAAactcttttttattttactttaattATTTGGTAAGTAATACAAATAGTAGGATCGTTGATAGCAATAGAAATGCTAAATTACACTGAGAACTATGATTCCCAAAGCCACAGGGAGGATAAAAactatcaaatattattattgaatgcCGTTATAACACTTTAGAAATGGAGTAATAACTGACCAAATTCTAAATAAGactatcattattttataaGATATGTTCACTGTAATTAGATATCAATGATCCTGTATTCACGATCGGTAGAGTAACTACTAAAAACTTTAAATActtcttaaagagagcaagaacaaagattggtgcagaataatatgaattcattttatttcgttagattctcatcagctgcttacaacctaaaatatttaaaattcaacattattacaaatATTGACATACCTATACATAAGAGagtgattaaggatgaataaatgtatcatggtgtagcgaagattccgacAGAGTTAAaaaggtcataaaattttgtctcgAAGACATAAAGTTTGAGAGTGAAAGTTtcggaacattgaaatagtgattagagctcatgaaaatagattaatggtaatcaAGGAagtatgaattgaaatcagtcaattatgtatgatgtaatttaaacttcagaaagaatTGGAataatgacgcaataaataaacaaagaaataaataagtagaaataaatgaataaacaaggGGGggtattgttaccagggtaatgAAAGTTAATCGCATACTCCATCAATACATCAATTGAACATACTGTTGTAATTCTAACTATTAAACCTCTGATTTCTATATCTAGGTTGAAATAATTCTAGTACCATTAAAATTTCCATGTCTTTTTTAAACTCAAATCATTTCAATTAAACCTAACAGGTAAAAAACAAACTTTATAATCCACTTATACTATAAATAAGTTGAATTCTTTTGTTTAAAACTTTCGTCTTAGCTATGTTCATATTCCCTGTTATTATTTGCAATTTTGTATATCATTAATTTACATTTGCTAAATGAAATGTTCATCACATGTCAGTCTTTGTAAACTTTCGATTTCCACTTAATGGtgaattaatattttaataactACTTGATAGTTTATGGGGGAATGTTAAAACATTGTCATGCTATCTTGCTTGAATATTTTTTATAGACAAAAGAATAATTGTGATTTCACTAAAATATACTTATTCCATCGATTTACAGTTTTTAGGTTAGGCTTTATTACACTAATAGATTATCTAAATGACAGATTCGATCACATTATCCTTGGATTGGGATTCTTCTGTTTCTTAATACTAACCGCTATTTACATCAATTAATCTCTTGAACCAAGTGTTAAGAAAGCATCTTTCAAcgtaaaaagaaattataatcaTCAATTAGTTTCAAGTAAGCAAGCCGATTAAGACCAAATTGCTGTGGCTCAGAAGTCAAGGTTAGCTATTAAACCGCAATTACGAACCCAGCTCTACCGATTGTGGTTTATGGTAACCGAGTAGTATCATTAACCCAGAACCAAGTATACTAATCTGCATCTGAATGAATAGAACAAATAAACAGTTGTTTAATTTTGTTCCAATATTTTTCAGAAATGTTTAGTCATCATTCTACTTAGAATGAATTTTCCATTATTTTCTAGTTTTCACAATTAATAGTATGAAAGTTAATTTTAACTTATTTCTATTATGTAGCACTTTATTGTTGTAATTAAcataaatgaattttgaataaataaaagtttagaAGATGAACTTTTCAAATAGCGGTCTTGTACTTAAGTGTTTCACTTATCCAATCCATGACATACTAAAATTgattagatattattattattattattataagaagctttattcaacattatacttttggtacaacatagaattctcagcataaagtatttcaacaagtttctttttcttatatcttgatcgattgtgacgataaatttcgaatgatgaccagttagatgttaggaattcggtaatccacatttgattaatgttcactCGTTAcattgcatattgccagccaccatgatgtcgctgattgtacctttctatatcccgtatagcgaaaggttgtaaacttttcataaacgcgtcCGAATAGATTGTGAGCACAATAGACATattgatgtgctaaaacaaacgacaaaacagataacttgaagaaatatctagatcgaaggaacaggtagcccagatattcaagcaggccgccggaTAGTTGACATTTATACTTTATGTAGTTGTTACTTTTACTTTGgatttataaaatttatatatCTGAACTAAGTTTTCAAAAATATATAATCATTTTATCAATATGggattgtgaagattattatgtttttgattgagatcatgaatcgatcgatgttagatcactattgaaaacatgGGAGTACTGTTGAGAAGCCcaatactagaacaaaacggctgtccagtgctttcatattttcaatggtggtctgatactgatcaattcatgatctcaatcaaaaaataatcattttaattgaaaaaaacaacaacttggCAGCGAATAGTATATTCATGAATTTAGATGAGATTTTTGAGAAAAACAAAGTTTcgttttattattttactgttaggaataaaattaacactaaatttctagaaaaaatatatgtagAATAATTATTGAACAATAAATCATCTTAATATTATTGGATGGATCAAGTGTAATAAAATAATCGGTTGTTATCGTCAAAGATCAGAACTCCTAGAACTCTCAATTAAGCTTCTGTATGGACGATTGATATGACGGTTACCCACTCACGGAGTCTAATAATCAGGAACATGGTAAATTGGTAATTAAGTGATACTAATCAAAAAATTATGAAGATGCGTATAAAATGTCCAAGTATACAATAACTGAATAGTTTTTAACTAGGTCTATGTATCCAGTAGGTACCCGGAAAATTGGATACGATCaaactaaaaaaattaattatattgaGAGCTATGAATCATACAACAAATTGCTTGTCAATAGGAAAAAAACTGTCCCTGTTCAGGAATGAAACTTTTGCCAAAAAAGATGATAGATCCGTTTAATTCGATCCGATGGTGAATATTCAAAGTATACAATAATTATGTTAAACGAAAATCAAGAACCACATTACTAATTACTTgtcaataacaataaattttCCTAACAATTAGAAAACGAAATTTCAATTCTTTGCGGATAGAAAGAAGAATAATCGAGGATTCGGTGGCTTGGTACAGTAATCGTTAGAATATATggtcaagtaaaacaaaattaacacGGTCAGAGAAAATGAAACAGAATCATAGAAATGGTCAAAACCAAAAACTGAGACTAAATAATAATTACGGCCGAACCAAAACATGGACATAATACACATAAATACAGGCAGTTGGGAGATGAAGTAACACGTAAGGAGAGACAAAAAAGTAGTCATATGGAATGCATACATTGAGGAACTTTCTCACACATGCATGTATGTACATAGAGAATGTTCATTACAATCATAGCCACATAATGTTAACTGCGGATATCAGGATTTGTATGAGATCGGTTACGTAACAAAAATTACACTACGTTAAACCTATCATCAGTGTAAAAAGTATCAGCGACGGTATTTTTCGATTAAAAGAGTTATCAAGTTGAAACTGATAGTTGAGTGATTTCACAAAGATGAATTAATTTTATGCTACTGAATAATAAAAACGTTGAAGTGATCAAAATGCTTTTTAATTGATTTACTTACGACCGACCCTCATCAACAAGCTCTCTCTAACTAAAAGTATAGTTCAACTAAGAACATGTCAAGTATTATGAAAACCAACATATTGGCACACCGATCAGGTTGACTAATATCTTAgttaaaatctgggagttggacatAATTCCGTCTGCCTGGTCACAACCACTGATTGTctcaatatataagagagggtcaaaatcatcctgtgataaccatggAGGGATTGGTTTGACTAATATAGGATCTAAAATACtggcctcaataattatcgaactcctaagactcgtgaactgcaaacacgagaaaatcaggctggcttcagacatggtcgtagctgcatcgaccacatattcaccattcgtcaggttctagaacacaggcatgcttatcggcatCCGaaaatggtggtctttcttgacttaaaaacagcatttgactctgtaaaccacgagattctgtggcagtgtttgcCATTGaacggcgtacctcagaagtacataaaccttgtaaaggctctttactcgaacactactagtcgagtcagagcttatggcgaactgtcatctacttttgcaacctcaagtggtgtccgtcaaggccttccactttctccatttttgtttaatttcattacagacatactgatggaaacaacgttctcgtcgactgaattctcgggtattgacctccttccaggaggtccacttatcgacttagaatacgcagatgacatagtcctgtttggtgaagacgctgataaaatgtagtcttttggtagcactaagcaacaatgccagaatgtttggaatgcgcctctctccctctaaatgcaagttgttgcttcaggactggtctgcgtcaacacctgaactaaggatagggagtgaagtagtcgaacgcgttgacaacttcacttatcttgaaagtctggtgagccctaatgggttggtgtctgacgaaatctcaactCAGATTCAGAAAGTTCGTTTGGCTTTTCCAACTTACAtaacctatggcgaaggcgaaatATCCCTCTATCAactaagggacgagtatactgtgtgGCAGTTTGTTTTCTTCTATTTTACACCTGCGAAACacggccattaagagtagaagatattcgaaagctactagtatttgaccacagatgtcttagaaatattgttcaCATCTGCTGGAATCACAGGGTAAGTAatggtgaggttagacacagtgtactagggaatgatggtaagtcaattgatgaggttgtgaatcttcatcgactgagacggttggaccacgtgttacgtatgcctgaacaccaattaccacgacgcacaatgctgaccagtgttggggatggttggaagaaagttaggggtggccaaaccaaaacgtggtatcagtccacaaagtcactaacttctaatctgagccatgttggtagatgccgactacttggttggggtcagcgcgactatcataaccaatagttggagactgtgtgtgacatggctcagaatcgatcacaattgcGTAGgcgtatacactctgtcttccattaaactatgagattaacattgctttatatttttctctctaccaaataattctttcttcctgtactatgttcaTATATGTaatcattcttttatatattaccaccattgaattaactacttctatgaattcggtgttcatcttgttgtgctaatgagtaaggtgtggcaacttggaccgatgcatatatgtgcctggtcctgcgTTGTAGCTGACTTATTGGCACACCGAGTTGAAATACATAAACCTAAGAATGATGATGGATTAAAATAAATGGTTTATCAAGAATCACtcttaaatatatattatttatgagTTAAACTATTAAAAAGGAACAAATAAGTGCGACTATAGAAATCATTCACATATATTTTGACCGTGTATTTATTAAAGACATAATTCATGGTAAATTTATGATTCCCCCGTTATCAgtgtttatttgattttttttattgtctAGTATTCCTTCCATACACTACCTTATTCATTATattcaaaatcaaaacaagaATTTGAAGCAAGCAAAAATATATTCCAAAAAGCGAACACAAGGAGTCAGTAAAATGAAAACTTAAAGGTTTATACAATGATATACAAGGGACTTGGTTCGACAATATATTGAATAAGTTTTGTATGGTTAACAGCATCTTTCAATCGTCATAAATTGCAGCACATTAATCGTACGTCTGTTACAACATTTTATTATCCATGTTTTCATTTCGTTTAAATTGagatttattatttacagtCCTTCTTAATCTTTGATTTTATGCACAGAGTTAAATGATTTTTAGATTCTAAGTGGCACAGAATATTGTGAGGCGCTTGCATGGTCTTGATGGAGTTCTGACTGATATTCTGGGGAAGCGGATTAGAATAACACACGGGCTGTTTGCCGTTCTAGAATGCATCATAGACAGTGTTATCAAACTAAGTCAGTGGACATAGAAAGAAAATTCACAACATAAAATAACCATAATAGCATCTTAGGACACATGCAATTTGACCAGAATTAATGCTATGTCTGCCTTATTAGTATTAGATTCCAAGAACTTATCTATTGGAAATACTTTCAACTGTCAAAAAATAAGCCAATAGAAATATTTCTTCTTGTATGATGTAAATATTTTGGTAATAAAGTTATGaactgaaaaaaaattattaaaaacccACTAATTTACCAGGTGTCTCGGTATGAGCCACATTCTAGGTGTGAGGGTTAATGATACTACATGGTTATCCAGACGAAGGTAGATAAGGCGGAGTTCGAGCCTATGAATTCGTGACTGAACGTCCAAAGGTTCAACCACTAGGTCATAGCTTCAAAAATaacaaaagtaattttaattaaaGCCGTATATGCCTAATTTTTCTTTGTGGTGTGTAATATCCTGACAGCAGAATGTGTATGAAGAGTGTTTATGAATCATTAGGTACGCATATCCAGCCGTTCACTGCTATAATATGACCCTAGTCGGACTGTCACACAACAGCTAAAAGTGATCATACCGATGACATCGATCTGCAAGGTGATTTTCTGTCAGCTTAAACTATTTAAGGAAATATAAGCTAATTGACTGAGACCGTCTAGATTACAGTAAGATTTGGAAGTAAATTAACGCTACACTAAATCAATCACACCGTGACAGATATATTCAACCTTCATTTTTGTCAAAATCTTGAACATCTTACTACTTTAACTATTCCAAATTTCTATATCTATATTTCGATGTCATTTCATTTCTGTtatcgatggagaatgctggtggacagcctatgctcctccacgcggggtaacaggagtaagttaTTTGTGTTAACTGTATATTTCTGCAAATGCGAGACGTGACAATCCGACTCGACTTATGTACAGCGTTCCACTTGACGGTTTTCTCATGACCATGAATCCTATTAATTTAGGTGCTAACTAAGTATATGTCAGAGAATATGAGTAAAATATTAGACGCTTATGCAATTACGTAAATGTGACCTCATAATCCTTTTTAATTGAATATACTAACTGTATGACTTTCGACAATTATTACACGACTAGATCTTTCAACAACAGTTTACCGAAGATTCTATGTCCAATCGCCcaatcataattataaaataaatcctATCATATAGCTTTTATTTAGGCCAGATTGATTTTTGCACATTCAAGTTATTGAAATACTAGGTAAGTATTTCCACCTACTCAATAATCCAGTCTTCATTATACTTCTAAGTAGTTAATAAATATTACATATAGTTTCTTACCACACCCGGTTGGTGTCAGAGTGGTTTTTGCAATTAATGGGTGGTGTTGGGTAATGTGACTCAGAATTGGTGTTATTGGCGCAGATGCCTTCACTCTTCAGTTTCTTTTGAGTCATGAATCCTAGGATTCTTTTATGCATACCTTACCATTCTTTCTTGAACCATATTCACATTGTTTTAGTATCTATCACTATCATCATTAACTTTTTCTTTCGATCCTGATATGGTATGGCAGCTTGAGCTAACGCACAATTATTCCATGCTTTTCGTTGATCATAACTGCCTAACTTTAACTGATAGGAAATTAGAGTCAGTC
The genomic region above belongs to Schistosoma haematobium chromosome 2, whole genome shotgun sequence and contains:
- a CDS encoding hypothetical protein (EggNog:ENOG410VEC0~COG:S), whose amino-acid sequence is MTGSTKPDLDRLGYFREMSYVTIGDPYTDLGKFVFNEDSCKGRQLYGISTKSKCGLNDGYFSPYNRLFIGESYTDMTKIKHEEHLKEKIKEGTKAFLPSSCPKQLIGSGNYWGTFSGPIPYFRNEFIKSTKSSDGKNFYTSPSKKGAGSSYPNVTIGKLPAYVSEPYLDNINKTNKDYKNAILGRKNFIQCGNIDYFGPDPYKQQNGIVKKPLKPTTIQTRRITIPFRPSNPGKEPGGYKAGTFNPFPNYISEPYIDPYKRINSHRDAKVFIPSSGSKSARFDSILTRNVNKTINSSNFDTIKSVTYS